The Alicyclobacillus macrosporangiidus CPP55 genome segment CCAACGGTCGGTTCTCGACGACCGGCACGCCGTGGGTTCGCGCCAAGGACCGGATGCGATGCGCCAGCTCATCCTGCCCCTTGGCCACCACCCGCGGTGCCGTCATGGACGCGGGATCATAGCGCAGGGCTACCGCATAGTGCGTCGGGTTCGTCACGACCACATCCGCCTTCGGCACGTTCTGCATCATCCGCCGCATGGCGAGCGCCCGGGCCCGCTGGCGGATGCGCTGGCGGATCTGCGGATCCCCCTCCTGCTGGCGGAACTCCTCTCGGACCTCCTGGCGGGTCATGCGGATGCTGCGCTCGAACTCAAAGCGCTGCCAGGCCCAATCCAGCAGGGCCAAGGCGACGAATGCCGCGGCGATCTCGATGGCCAGGCGGAGCGCCAGTTGTCCGACGGCCCCTGGCAGGCGGGCGGGATCCACCCCCCCGAGGCGTGCGACAACCTGCGCCGCGTCCTTTGCGCCCATGTAGGCGATCCCGCCGACCAACGCGAGTTTGAGCATCGACTTCGCGGCTTCGACGAGCGTCCGGGCGCTCCACAGGCGCCGCAGCCCCGCCAGCGGGTCGATCCGCCGCAGATCCGGCACCAAAAGTTGCGGGACGAACAGGGCGCCCACCTGGGCGAACGCGGTGGCAAGGCCGGCCGCCAGCGCGATCCCCGCCACCGGCAACACCATGCGGACGACATGGCCAAGGGTCTGGGCGAACAGAGAACGAATTCCCCTCGGTGTCCAGTCCGCGGGCGGGCTCTGCACCAACCCGGACGCCATGGTGGCCACAGCCTCATTCCATACCTGGCTGCCGAATGCGAACAACGCCAACACACCGGCCAACAAGGCGACCGCGCCGCTGAGTTCAGCGCTGTGGGGGACACGACCCTGGCGGCGGACCTCCGCACGGCGGCGCGGGGTGGCCCGCTCCGTCCGCTCCTCCGCGAAGCGCTGCAACGTGAACGGAACCACCGGTCATCCCCCCAACCAGCGCAAACTTTCATCCAGCTCGGCGAACAGATGGGCGAACACCGAGCCGAACAAATCCACGACACCCGGCAGGACGGCCACAAAGAGGCCGAGCCCGACGAACAGTTTGGCAGGCAGCCCGACGACGAACACGTTCATCTGCGGGACGGCTCGCGACAACAGGGCGAACGTGACATCTGTCAGCAGCAATGCGGCCACCAATGGGGCACACACCTGAACCGAGAGCGCCATCACCGCGTCCATCAGCCGGGCCCACGCCGCCCACGCACCGTCCGGCAGGCGCAGGGCGCCGAGCCCCACGAACCGGTAGGAGTTCATGCACGCAAGCAGGAGTCCGTCGAGCCCGTTCAAGCCGAGAAAGTACAGGCTGAACAAGGTGGACAGGAGGTTGCCCGTCACACCGCTCACCTGGCCACCGGCGGGATCCAACAGGGCGCCTGAGGCGAAGCCAATCTGCAAGTCGAACAGTTGGCCGGCGATGGTCAGCGCAGCCACCACGGCTGTGGCAATCAGGCCCAACAACATCCCCGTCACCGTCTCCCGCAGGGCCATGTCGACATACCGGCCTACGTCGGCCAGGGGATCAGGGGTATGTACAGACGGCAGGTCCGGCGCGATCCACAATGCCGTGAACGCCGCGAGGCCCAACTTGGCCCAAGCCGGCCACAGCCGGATGGACATCAACGGCGACGTGGCGACAAATGCGACGACGCGAAGCAAGACCAACAGGTACAACGGATAATGATTGAGTGCGAACGAAGTCATGGCTCAGTGCACAAAGTCGTTCAGGTGGCCGAGCACCTGGGCGCTGAAATCCACGAGGATCGTCAGCATCCACGGACCGAACAGAAGGAGCGCCACCATCACGGCCGCCACCTTCGGGACGAACGACAGCGTGGGTTCCTGAATCTGAGTCGTGGCCTGAAACAGGCTGACCGCCACCCCGGCAGCCAATCCAAGGCCCAGAATGGGAACCGTCAACTTGACGACCAACCACATCACCTGAGTCCCCAGGCCGATGATGAAATTCGCGTCCAAGATGCGATGCCTCCTTGCCGCCCCGTCCCGGAACCGCGCCGTTCACGTGTAGCCGGACAAGAGCGATTTGACGACCAGGTACCACCCGTCCACCATGACGAACAGCAAGACTTTAAAGGGCAGCGAGATCATCACCGGCGGCAGCATCATCATGCCCATCGACATGAGCGTCGTCGCCACCACCAGGTCTATCACCAAAAACGGAAGGTAGAGCATGAAGCCAATCTGAAAAGCGGTCTTCAGCTCGCTGATGGTGTACGCCGGCACCAACGCGGTCAGCGGAATGTCCGCAGGGGCCTTGGGCTCGGGCAGATGCCGGTAGGACAGAAACAGATCCAGGTCCTGACGGCGCGTGTGCTTGGCCATGAACGTCTTGAACGGCAACTCCGCCCGCTGCATCGCCACCGTCTGGCTGATCTCTCCGCGCAGATAGGGCTGCAACGCCTGGCTGTTGGCCGCCGAAAGCGTCGGTTGCATCACGAACAATGTGATGAACAACGCCAACCCAATCAATACCTGGTTGGGCGGCGATTGCTGCAGCGACAGGGCGTTGCGGACGAATGACAAGACGACGATCACGCGCGTGAAGCACGTCATCAAAATCAGGATCGCGGGAGCCAGCGAGAGCACCGTCAGCAGCAGGACGATTTTCAGCGTCGACGCTACGGACTGGGGTGAATCCCCCGTTCCCACGCTCACCTGCACGCCGGGCAGGCCGCCCGCCTGGGCACTGGCGTTCGCCGCCCACACGGCTGGATGGATCGCCGCGAGGACGACAAGGGTGAGAAGCATCGCGGCGCCGGCTCGGAGCCACGGCCATCCTCGGGGCCGCTTCGCCCGAGAGTTCATCCCCATCGGGTCAGGTCTCCTTTCCCGGCTCACCGGCATGATCCTGCTCTCGCAGGCGGCGCATGCGCTCCGACAGCACACGCGCGAACAACTCGCCCCCGCCGGATCTTTGCGGCTCCCGTTGCGCGGGCGGGAAGTGGTCGGTCACGTCCGCCAACAGCGACACCTGATCACCTACGCCGATGAGATAGCGCCGCCCGTGTACCTCGATGACCTGAACCGAGCGATTAGGCGCCACTTGGCGCGCGGCCAGCACCTGAATCGCTGCCGTATGGGAGAATCGGGACCGGTGCGCCAAATAGCGGATGGCAACCACAGCCAGAGCCAACACCACCGCCAAAGAGAGCAGCAGCTGGAAGGCCACCCATACCGGATTGCCCAACACGGAAGGACTCACCGTCGTTCACCATCCGCTCAGCCGAGCACCTTTTTCACCGCTGCGATCACCCGGTCGGCCTGAAAGGGTTTGACCACGAAATCCTTTGCCCCCGCTTGGATGGCGTCGATGACCATGGCCTGCTGGCCCATCGCCGAACACATGATCACGCGCGCGTTGGGATCGGCGGCGCGGATCCGTTTGAGCGCCTCGATGCCGTCCATCTCGGGCATGGTGATGTCCAGCGTAACCAGGTCCGGCTGCAGCTCCTGGTACTTCTCCACCGCCTGCACCCCGTCGGACGCCTCTCCCACCACTTCGTATCCGTTTTTGGTCAGGATGTCTTTGATCATCATGCGCATGAATGCCGCATCGTCCACGACCAGGATTCGGTTCGCCACGTGTTGCCCACCTTCCTACACGTACTGGTCACTCACTGCAGTTTTTTCACCCGGTCCACCGGGCTCAGGATATCGGTCACGCGCACGCCGAAATTCTCATCAATGACCACGACCTCGCCGGTGGCGATCCGCTTGCCGTTGACAAGGATGTCCACCGGCTCGCCGGCCAACTTCTCCAGCTCGATCACAGACCCGGGCGCGAGATCGAGGATCTCCCGGATGGATTTGCGCGTCCGCCCCAGCTCCACCGTGACATCCAACATCACGTCGAGCAGCAGCGACAGGTTCCGCGGTGCCGCCGCCGGCGGGGCGGGATCGTCAAAATCGGCGAACTGGGGGCGTTTCACCTGGACCGGAGGCGCAGGCGACTGCGGCTTTCGATCCGCGGCCGAAGCCGGTTCCGACGCTGGCGCCACGTCCAGAGACGCTACGCGCTCCCGCAGCGCGGACGCTTGGTCCTTCGGCCCGTCCCCAGCCGTGCCGGGCTGCGCCGACGCAGATGGTACCTGTGCCTCCGCCGGATCGGTCGCAGTCATCGGGGCCTGTGCGCTGTCGCCCGCCCCCATGCCCCGGCGCAGATGATCCAACAGTTCTCGCGCGAACGAGATGGGTACCAGCTGCATGATGGAGGAGTCGATCAAATCCTCCACACGCAATCGGAAGGAGGTCATCACCACCCATTCCTGCTGGCCCAGATCGAACTCGTCTCCGGCCGCGAGATCGACAAACCGCACCTGGGGTGGAGAGATGTTGACCGGATGGCCCAGCAGGGTCGACAGGGCCGTCGCGGCGCCGCCCATCATCTGGTTCATCGCCTCGGCGACTGCGCTCAGGTGCAACTCATTCAACTCGACGTTGACGTTTCGCCCGTCGCCACCCAGCATCAGGTCGGCGATGGTCTTCGCGTCCTCCAACTCCACGGCCAGTGCATTGCTGCCCGACAGACCGGCGGTGAACTCCACCATCACCATCACATACGGCCTGGCCAGATCGGCCTCGAGGCGATCCCCGCGGAGCACCGACACGCTGGGCGTGGTGATCTCCACTCGCCGCTGCAACAGAGCCGACAGGCTCGTGGCCGCCGAACCAAAGCTGATGTTGCCGATCTCGCCGAGCACGTCGCGCTCCTCTTCCGACAACGGCGGCGGCCCGTCCATGTCGGCGGGCACCGGTGTGGACCACCCCCCGCGCAGGAGAGCGTCAATTTCCTCCTGAGACAGCTTCATCTGGTCGTTCATCGTCGTACACCTCCTTCCACTCGGCCAGTACCTTCACCGCGTAATGTCCGTGCCGCTGACCTGCGCTCGCCGAGTACGTCGGCACGCCGTTGACGTACACCGTCAATGGCTCGCGGATGGACTGCTCCAACGGGATCACGTCCCCGGCCTGCAGGTCGAGCACGTCCGCCATGCTCAACCGCGTCCGGCCGAGTTCGACGGCCACTTCCGCAGAGACGCCCATCAGGTGCTTTGCCAACCGCCGCTCCTCTTCCTGTCCCCTGCCGCCCGGCTTGCGGCTGTCCATGAATCGCTGCGTGCTCAGCTTCGGCAGGACAGGCTCCAGCGTGACGTGCGGAATACAGACGTTGACCAGGCCCGACACCGCTCCGACGCGCGCGCTCATCGTGATCACCAGCACCGTCTCATTGGGGGTGGCCAGCTGCAGGAACTGAGGGTTGCTCTCCAGTTGGAGCAGCCGCGGCGAGAGCATCTCGACGTTGCGCCACGCCTCCGCGATGAAACCCTTCAGGGCGGAAAAGAGCCGCTCCACGAGGACCAACTCAATCTCCGTCAACTCCCGTTCCTGGTAGGGCCCGTGCACCACCCCGCCCATGAGACGGTCCAGCATGGCGAACACCACCTGCGGGTTGAACTCCAACACCATCTTTCCAGGCAGCGGGGACATCTCCACCAACTGAATGACCGTCAACGGCGGGATGGAGCGGATGAACTCTTCGTACGGCAGTTGGTCGACGGTCTCGACCTGCATCTGGACGACCGTACGCAGCTGCCCCGACAGGTGCGTGCTCACCAGGCGCGCCAGATGCTCATGGATGCGCCGGAGGATGCGGATATGATCCTTCGAAAACCGCATCGCCCGGCGGAAGTCGTAGTTGCGGACACGCGGCCCGCCGGACTCCTCCCGGATGTCTTCCGCGTTCAGTTCACCGCGGTGCAGCGCCGAGAGGAGGGCGTCTATTTCCTCCTGGGACAGCACTTCCGACATCTCCATCCCCCCTTTCCGCAAGGAGACACGCTACTGCACGACGATGGTGGCGAAATAGACGGCGTCCACCCGCCCCTGCGGCAACACCCCGTTGATGGCATCCTTCAACGTCCCCGCCAGGCGCGTGACGCCCGCCTGCGTGCGCAGCTCCTGGGCGGAGAACCCGCGCATCGTCCGGTTGATGACATCTTCCACCTGGGGTTGCATGTCCGCCAGCTCCGTCTTGGTCTGTGCGTCATGCGCCTGCAGGGACAGCGTGAACTGGATCAGCCCATCCTGGAGGTTTGTGGTGTTTTCCGGCAGATCCACCCGCAGTTGTTTGAGCTCGTTGGCCAAAGGCACCTGAGCCGTCCGGGCCTTGTCGTGCGCCGACTTCCAGTACCAGTACCCGCCCAGGCCCGTCCCGACCAGGACCGCGGCGCCGAGGATGATGGAAATCATCAGGACGAACGCGCGCCTCAACCCGACTCCTCCTTCTTTCCCTCTGCCGCAATCAAACCGATCCGCCGCAAGTAAGCAGCCATTCGGTCCCCGATCTCCTCCGCCGCCTCGCGCACCACGTACTTGTGCCCGTTGGCCAGCGTGATCACGGTATCCGGCGTCTGCTCCACCGACTCCACAAGCAGGGGATTCAGCCACAGCGCGGTCCCGTTCAACCGGGTCAATCGGATCACCGCCATCCCTCCCGGTTCAGGACGCCCGCCTGCACAGCTGGAACGCCGCGGGGCAAGGCCTCCTTATCATTGCCGCCATCAGCTGTTTTTCAGGTTGACGATGTCCTGCAGGATGGCGTTGGCGGTGCCGATCACGTGGGAGTTGGCGTCGAATCCGCGCTGCGCCACGATCATCTCCGTGAACTCCCGCGTGAGATCGACGTTGGACATTTCCAGGTAACCTGCCTGCACCGTGCCTGTGCTGTTCTGGCCAGGTGTCAGATAGGTTGGTTGGCCGGAGTTGTTGGAGATTTGATAAAGAGAGTCTCCGGCTTTGTCCAAACCTGCCGGGTTGGGCACGGATGCGATAGCGATGTGCCCAAGGACAAGACGCATATCCTTGGTTTGCGTGTTTGGAGCCGCCCCCCACGTAACCGTAACATTCGCACTTACTGACCCGTCTGCTCCCACCTGTACATCCGGTGACTGAGACAGTGTCATCGTAGATACGTTCGCGGAAGTCACACCCGCATTGGACAGTACGGACGCGTTCGGATCCGTCGAACCGGGCAACGGTGCCTTGAAGTACGCGAGGTAGTCGGACACTGCCTGGTCAAGGTTCATCTGTTTCAGATCGCTGCTGCTGGAGGCAATGTAAGCATTCAAACCGGTCACTTTGTTGGTGGCGTCCTGCGTTGCAGCCGTAAATCCGAAAGCCACTTGCCCGTTCGGCAACACCAGATTGTTGCCAGAGTCCACGCTGAAATCACCTTCACGTGTGTAATAGAAGTGTTGGCCGTTATCAGGCGACACGACAAACAGCCCACTGCCATTCAACATCAGGTCCGTCGGGTTCCCTGTCGATTGAGGCGCACCCTGCGTGAACAAAGTCTGTATCCCGTCAACTTTCACACCCAAGCCGACTTGTTGTGAATTGGTGCCGCCGAGTGTGTACACGTTTGCGTTAGGTGTGGCTACCGGAGCGCTGGATCCGGCCATCATCTGACTCAAGGTGTCCGCAAAGTCCGTCCGGGAACTTTTAAAGCCTGCCGTATTCACGTTGGCGATGTTGTTGCCGATAACGTCGAGTTTCGTCTGAAACGCAGCCATGCCGGAGATGGCCGAATACATGGATCTTAACATGGTACATTCTCCTCCCTGGATAGCACCTCATGGATTTGCAGCCCCGCCGTCATCCGTCGGTGAGCCGGCCTACGACGGCCCAACCGACTGCACCGCATCGATCGGATAGGTCTGACCGTTCACCTGAAGCACGGGACTCCCGTCGTCCGCGAATTTGACGGCTTCCACCGTACCGGTGACGGGTTGTCCCTGTCCATCCGCGACCGTCACCTGCGTGCCGATCAACTGTTGTACGGCCCCCAGGCGCACCACCTGCAGGCTTTGGAGAACTTGGGTCTCCGTCTGAGCCAAGTTGGTGAGTTGCTCCAACGCCGTGAACTGGGCCAACTGCGCGAGAAACTGAGAGTTGTCCATGGGTTGCAACGGGTCTTGGTACCGCATCTGCGTCACCATCAACTGCAAGAATGCGTCCTTGCTCAAACTGGTGCCGCTCACGCTGTTCCCTGCCACACGCGTCACCTCCTAAGCCTCAAGTCCATCCCGCAGGTCCGGCCGGATGGCACTCCGCCTGTTGGGTGCCCTGGGCCCTTGAATCCGAATCGCCTCCGACGTTCCCTGCCCACTGTTCCCGTGACGCCCACGCCCGCCACTGTCCGTCTGGGATGTGGTCTGACCAAATGTCACTTGCACCATCTGCACGGGAACCCCGCTGGCCCGGACGGTGTCCGCAATGTGCCCCGTCAGACCGCTGAGCCACTGGGTGGTCGCCCACTGGTTGGCCGTCAATTGGACCTGAACCCCGGCTTCCGACCGCTGAACCGTGACGAGTAGATCTCCCAATCCGTCGGGATGTACGCGCACCCGCACTTGGTCCGGACCGGCCTCCACCTGATGCACGATGTAACCGGCGAGCTGTTTCGGCGCGTCCGAGTCGTTGCGGGACACCACGCCTGGCGTCGTCACCATTCCAGCCTCCAACGACGTCGCCGGT includes the following:
- the fliQ gene encoding flagellar biosynthesis protein FliQ, yielding MDANFIIGLGTQVMWLVVKLTVPILGLGLAAGVAVSLFQATTQIQEPTLSFVPKVAAVMVALLLFGPWMLTILVDFSAQVLGHLNDFVH
- the fliY gene encoding flagellar motor switch phosphatase FliY gives rise to the protein MNDQMKLSQEEIDALLRGGWSTPVPADMDGPPPLSEEERDVLGEIGNISFGSAATSLSALLQRRVEITTPSVSVLRGDRLEADLARPYVMVMVEFTAGLSGSNALAVELEDAKTIADLMLGGDGRNVNVELNELHLSAVAEAMNQMMGGAATALSTLLGHPVNISPPQVRFVDLAAGDEFDLGQQEWVVMTSFRLRVEDLIDSSIMQLVPISFARELLDHLRRGMGAGDSAQAPMTATDPAEAQVPSASAQPGTAGDGPKDQASALRERVASLDVAPASEPASAADRKPQSPAPPVQVKRPQFADFDDPAPPAAAPRNLSLLLDVMLDVTVELGRTRKSIREILDLAPGSVIELEKLAGEPVDILVNGKRIATGEVVVIDENFGVRVTDILSPVDRVKKLQ
- the fliP gene encoding flagellar type III secretion system pore protein FliP (The bacterial flagellar biogenesis protein FliP forms a type III secretion system (T3SS)-type pore required for flagellar assembly.); this encodes MLLTLVVLAAIHPAVWAANASAQAGGLPGVQVSVGTGDSPQSVASTLKIVLLLTVLSLAPAILILMTCFTRVIVVLSFVRNALSLQQSPPNQVLIGLALFITLFVMQPTLSAANSQALQPYLRGEISQTVAMQRAELPFKTFMAKHTRRQDLDLFLSYRHLPEPKAPADIPLTALVPAYTISELKTAFQIGFMLYLPFLVIDLVVATTLMSMGMMMLPPVMISLPFKVLLFVMVDGWYLVVKSLLSGYT
- a CDS encoding flagellar biosynthetic protein FliO, with product MSPSVLGNPVWVAFQLLLSLAVVLALAVVAIRYLAHRSRFSHTAAIQVLAARQVAPNRSVQVIEVHGRRYLIGVGDQVSLLADVTDHFPPAQREPQRSGGGELFARVLSERMRRLREQDHAGEPGKET
- a CDS encoding response regulator — translated: MANRILVVDDAAFMRMMIKDILTKNGYEVVGEASDGVQAVEKYQELQPDLVTLDITMPEMDGIEALKRIRAADPNARVIMCSAMGQQAMVIDAIQAGAKDFVVKPFQADRVIAAVKKVLG
- the fliM gene encoding flagellar motor switch protein FliM — translated: MSEVLSQEEIDALLSALHRGELNAEDIREESGGPRVRNYDFRRAMRFSKDHIRILRRIHEHLARLVSTHLSGQLRTVVQMQVETVDQLPYEEFIRSIPPLTVIQLVEMSPLPGKMVLEFNPQVVFAMLDRLMGGVVHGPYQERELTEIELVLVERLFSALKGFIAEAWRNVEMLSPRLLQLESNPQFLQLATPNETVLVITMSARVGAVSGLVNVCIPHVTLEPVLPKLSTQRFMDSRKPGGRGQEEERRLAKHLMGVSAEVAVELGRTRLSMADVLDLQAGDVIPLEQSIREPLTVYVNGVPTYSASAGQRHGHYAVKVLAEWKEVYDDERPDEAVSGGN
- a CDS encoding flagellar basal body-associated FliL family protein; the protein is MRRAFVLMISIILGAAVLVGTGLGGYWYWKSAHDKARTAQVPLANELKQLRVDLPENTTNLQDGLIQFTLSLQAHDAQTKTELADMQPQVEDVINRTMRGFSAQELRTQAGVTRLAGTLKDAINGVLPQGRVDAVYFATIVVQ
- a CDS encoding flagellar hook-basal body complex protein, with product MLRSMYSAISGMAAFQTKLDVIGNNIANVNTAGFKSSRTDFADTLSQMMAGSSAPVATPNANVYTLGGTNSQQVGLGVKVDGIQTLFTQGAPQSTGNPTDLMLNGSGLFVVSPDNGQHFYYTREGDFSVDSGNNLVLPNGQVAFGFTAATQDATNKVTGLNAYIASSSSDLKQMNLDQAVSDYLAYFKAPLPGSTDPNASVLSNAGVTSANVSTMTLSQSPDVQVGADGSVSANVTVTWGAAPNTQTKDMRLVLGHIAIASVPNPAGLDKAGDSLYQISNNSGQPTYLTPGQNSTGTVQAGYLEMSNVDLTREFTEMIVAQRGFDANSHVIGTANAILQDIVNLKNS
- the flhB gene encoding flagellar biosynthesis protein FlhB, with the protein product MVPFTLQRFAEERTERATPRRRAEVRRQGRVPHSAELSGAVALLAGVLALFAFGSQVWNEAVATMASGLVQSPPADWTPRGIRSLFAQTLGHVVRMVLPVAGIALAAGLATAFAQVGALFVPQLLVPDLRRIDPLAGLRRLWSARTLVEAAKSMLKLALVGGIAYMGAKDAAQVVARLGGVDPARLPGAVGQLALRLAIEIAAAFVALALLDWAWQRFEFERSIRMTRQEVREEFRQQEGDPQIRQRIRQRARALAMRRMMQNVPKADVVVTNPTHYAVALRYDPASMTAPRVVAKGQDELAHRIRSLARTHGVPVVENRPLAQTLYRTVEVDEVIPRELYQAVAEVLAYVYRLRDRANEGVKR
- a CDS encoding flagellar hook capping FlgD N-terminal domain-containing protein, producing MAGNSVSGTSLSKDAFLQLMVTQMRYQDPLQPMDNSQFLAQLAQFTALEQLTNLAQTETQVLQSLQVVRLGAVQQLIGTQVTVADGQGQPVTGTVEAVKFADDGSPVLQVNGQTYPIDAVQSVGPS
- a CDS encoding flagellar biosynthetic protein FliR, yielding MTSFALNHYPLYLLVLLRVVAFVATSPLMSIRLWPAWAKLGLAAFTALWIAPDLPSVHTPDPLADVGRYVDMALRETVTGMLLGLIATAVVAALTIAGQLFDLQIGFASGALLDPAGGQVSGVTGNLLSTLFSLYFLGLNGLDGLLLACMNSYRFVGLGALRLPDGAWAAWARLMDAVMALSVQVCAPLVAALLLTDVTFALLSRAVPQMNVFVVGLPAKLFVGLGLFVAVLPGVVDLFGSVFAHLFAELDESLRWLGG
- a CDS encoding flagellar FlbD family protein, which gives rise to MAVIRLTRLNGTALWLNPLLVESVEQTPDTVITLANGHKYVVREAAEEIGDRMAAYLRRIGLIAAEGKKEESG